One Deinococcus grandis DNA window includes the following coding sequences:
- a CDS encoding AAA family ATPase: MAAVLLTGMSGAGKSATLLELARRGVRVVDTDADEWNEWVQAADGPDWVWRLDRLHALLDEVGSAPLVLAGCRSNQGALYPRLRAVVLLTAPLPVLLARVQDRANPYGHTVEDRARIAEHVAWVEPLLRRSATLVLDTAQLSVAQVADQVEALLNGAGAGAPLG, encoded by the coding sequence GTGGCGGCGGTCCTCCTGACGGGGATGTCCGGTGCGGGCAAGAGCGCCACGCTGCTGGAACTCGCCCGGCGGGGCGTCCGCGTGGTGGACACGGACGCCGACGAGTGGAACGAGTGGGTGCAGGCGGCGGACGGCCCGGACTGGGTGTGGCGGCTGGATCGCCTGCACGCGCTGCTGGACGAGGTGGGCTCCGCGCCGCTGGTGCTGGCGGGCTGCCGGAGTAACCAGGGGGCGCTGTACCCGCGCCTCCGGGCGGTGGTGCTGCTGACGGCGCCGCTGCCGGTGTTGCTGGCTCGGGTGCAGGACCGGGCGAACCCGTACGGCCACACAGTGGAGGACCGGGCGCGGATCGCGGAACACGTGGCGTGGGTCGAGCCGCTGCTGCGCCGGTCTGCGACCCTGGTGCTGGATACGGCGCAGCTGTCCGTGGCGCAGGTGGCCGATCAGGTCGAGGCGCTCCTGAACGGGGCCGGTGCCGGGGCACCGCTGGGCTGA
- the pdxH gene encoding pyridoxamine 5'-phosphate oxidase, with the protein MTDLTGLRLSYTRAELRRADLNPDPLAQFQGWLQEAINADLREPYALSLATADGQGRPSVRTVLLRGATAAGLTFYTNYDSHKGRDLSANPQAELLFHWPELERQVRAFGPVTRVPDAESDAYFHARPRESQLAAHASDPQSAPTPGREALEATFAALHGRFPEGSEVPRPAFWGGFRVQVHEWEFWQGRANRMHDRFTYTRRGEDWQIQRLMP; encoded by the coding sequence ATGACCGACCTGACCGGACTGCGCCTGTCCTACACCCGCGCCGAGCTGCGCCGCGCCGACCTGAACCCCGATCCGCTGGCGCAGTTCCAGGGGTGGTTGCAGGAGGCCATCAACGCGGATCTGCGGGAACCGTACGCGCTGAGTCTCGCCACCGCCGACGGGCAGGGGCGGCCCAGCGTGCGGACCGTGCTGCTGCGCGGCGCGACCGCGGCGGGCCTGACGTTCTACACCAACTACGACTCGCACAAGGGCCGCGACCTGAGCGCCAACCCGCAGGCGGAACTGCTGTTCCACTGGCCGGAACTGGAACGGCAGGTGCGCGCATTCGGCCCGGTGACCCGCGTCCCGGACGCCGAGAGCGACGCGTACTTCCACGCCCGCCCGCGCGAATCTCAGCTGGCCGCGCACGCCAGCGACCCGCAGAGCGCCCCCACCCCCGGCCGGGAGGCGCTGGAGGCGACCTTCGCGGCGCTGCACGGCCGCTTCCCGGAAGGAAGCGAGGTGCCCCGCCCGGCCTTCTGGGGTGGCTTCCGCGTGCAGGTGCACGAGTGGGAGTTCTGGCAGGGCCGCGCCAACCGCATGCACGACCGCTTCACGTACACCCGCCGCGGCGAGGACTGGCAGATTCAGCGCCTGATGCCGTAA
- a CDS encoding DNA-formamidopyrimidine glycosylase has protein sequence MPELPEVETTRRKIEPLLLGRTILEVQHDAPHKYRDTHLAAGRRVTGLSRRGKYLMLHLAAAEAATDSPHDLEFIVHLGMTGGFRLEGGKHTRVTLRTDAGDLYFDDPRRFGKMAVVRPGEYAGMPTLAAMGPEPLSADFREEDFAAMAAQAGAVKPWLLSQKPVSGVGNIYADESLWMAGLHPTQTRLTREEAGRLYHAVRDVMGRAVEAGGSSLGKGEGNYRQHDGLSGLFQHAHNVYGKGGEPCPRCGTPIEKSVVAQRGTHHCPQCQPLRRETV, from the coding sequence ATGCCTGAACTGCCGGAAGTGGAGACCACCCGCCGCAAGATCGAGCCGCTGCTGCTGGGCCGCACGATCCTGGAGGTGCAGCACGACGCGCCCCACAAGTACCGCGACACGCACCTCGCCGCCGGACGCCGCGTGACCGGCCTGTCCCGGCGCGGGAAGTACCTGATGCTTCACCTCGCCGCTGCGGAGGCCGCCACCGATTCGCCGCACGATCTGGAATTCATCGTGCACCTGGGCATGACCGGCGGGTTCCGGCTGGAGGGCGGCAAGCACACCCGCGTGACCCTGCGCACCGACGCGGGCGACCTGTACTTCGACGATCCGCGCCGCTTCGGGAAGATGGCAGTCGTGCGGCCCGGCGAGTACGCGGGTATGCCCACCCTGGCCGCCATGGGCCCCGAACCCCTCTCGGCCGACTTCCGGGAGGAGGACTTCGCCGCGATGGCCGCGCAGGCGGGCGCCGTGAAACCCTGGCTGCTGTCGCAGAAACCGGTCAGCGGCGTGGGCAACATCTACGCCGACGAGAGCCTCTGGATGGCCGGCCTGCACCCCACCCAGACCCGCCTGACCCGCGAGGAAGCCGGGCGGCTGTACCACGCGGTCCGCGATGTGATGGGCCGCGCTGTCGAGGCGGGCGGCAGCAGTCTCGGCAAGGGGGAGGGTAACTACCGCCAGCACGACGGTCTGTCCGGCCTGTTCCAGCACGCGCACAACGTGTACGGCAAGGGCGGCGAACCCTGCCCCCGCTGCGGCACCCCCATCGAGAAGAGCGTCGTCGCGCAGCGCGGCACCCACCACTGCCCGCAGTGCCAGCCGCTGCGCCGGGAGACCGTATGA
- the ppgK gene encoding polyphosphate--glucose phosphotransferase, producing the protein MSVILGIDIGGSGIKGAPVDTRTGKLTAERHRIPTPEGAAPEDVKRVVAQLVEHFGLPGAVGVTFPGIVQRGHTLSAANVHPDWVGLNADALFTDATGHEVHLINDADAAGLAEARFGAGQGETGSVLVLTFGTGIGSALVHDGVLVPNTELGHLWLRDKHAETWASDRARERDDLNWKQWSKRASTYLQHLELLFSPELFIIGGGVSKKADKWREHLKAERTRVVPAQLLNEAGIIGAAMMAAGSAPALTAQLDEPAAPSPARRAPRKTSG; encoded by the coding sequence ATGAGTGTGATCCTGGGCATCGACATCGGCGGGAGCGGCATCAAGGGCGCGCCCGTGGACACCCGCACCGGCAAGCTCACCGCCGAACGGCACCGCATCCCCACCCCCGAAGGTGCCGCCCCGGAGGACGTCAAACGGGTCGTGGCGCAGCTCGTCGAGCACTTCGGCCTCCCCGGGGCGGTCGGCGTGACCTTCCCCGGCATCGTGCAGCGCGGCCACACCCTCTCGGCGGCGAACGTCCACCCGGACTGGGTCGGCCTGAACGCCGACGCGCTGTTCACCGACGCCACCGGGCACGAGGTTCACCTGATCAACGACGCCGACGCCGCCGGACTCGCCGAGGCCCGCTTCGGCGCCGGGCAGGGCGAGACGGGCAGCGTCCTCGTGCTGACCTTCGGCACCGGGATCGGCAGCGCCCTGGTGCATGACGGCGTGCTGGTGCCCAACACCGAACTGGGCCACCTGTGGCTGCGCGACAAGCACGCCGAGACCTGGGCGTCCGACCGCGCCCGCGAACGCGACGACCTGAACTGGAAACAGTGGAGCAAGCGCGCCAGCACCTACCTGCAACACCTGGAACTGCTGTTCAGCCCGGAACTGTTCATCATCGGCGGCGGCGTCAGCAAGAAGGCCGACAAGTGGCGCGAGCACCTCAAGGCCGAACGCACCCGCGTCGTGCCCGCGCAGCTGCTGAACGAGGCCGGGATCATCGGAGCCGCCATGATGGCCGCCGGAAGCGCCCCGGCCCTGACCGCCCAGCTGGACGAACCGGCTGCCCCCAGCCCCGCGCGCCGGGCCCCCCGCAAGACCAGCGGCTGA
- a CDS encoding TetR/AcrR family transcriptional regulator produces the protein MDSTSLRERQKERRRARIYNVAIELFKRGGFQTTTATDIAKASNVSRGTFFNYYPYKEAVLLDYGSEVMNRLRDHAEARLHDGTPPLTVLYEVWDRLADENTRERDLFPPLAYEVMNPNPERARTAYQALPLSKVIELILRPMHQAGMMRTDLSLQRISNLIADTYLMVALRWSAYGTERPLQEEMRLALNLLLEGAVKRDAR, from the coding sequence ATGGATTCAACCTCGCTGCGCGAACGCCAGAAGGAGCGCCGCCGCGCCCGCATCTACAACGTCGCCATTGAACTGTTCAAACGCGGCGGGTTCCAGACGACCACCGCGACCGACATCGCCAAGGCCAGCAACGTCTCGCGCGGCACGTTCTTCAATTACTACCCGTACAAGGAAGCGGTGCTGCTCGACTACGGCAGCGAGGTCATGAACCGCCTGCGCGACCACGCCGAGGCCCGCCTGCACGACGGCACGCCCCCCCTGACGGTGCTGTACGAGGTCTGGGACCGCCTCGCGGACGAGAACACCCGCGAACGCGACCTGTTCCCGCCCCTGGCGTACGAGGTCATGAACCCCAACCCCGAGCGGGCCCGCACCGCGTACCAGGCGCTGCCGCTGAGCAAGGTCATCGAGCTGATCCTGCGGCCCATGCATCAGGCGGGCATGATGCGCACCGACCTGTCCCTGCAGCGCATCAGCAACCTGATCGCCGACACGTACCTGATGGTCGCGCTGCGCTGGAGTGCGTACGGCACCGAGCGGCCCCTGCAGGAGGAGATGCGCCTGGCGCTGAACCTGCTCCTGGAAGGCGCCGTGAAACGCGACGCGCGCTGA
- a CDS encoding pyroglutamyl-peptidase I, producing the protein MPTLLLTGFEPFHTHPVNPSAVAAQALHGRTLGGSVIEGALLPVEPAAARERLDALLDGLTPDAVLLTGLASGRPQVTLERVAVNVMDYRIPDNAGRQYHDVPVLPDAPAAYLSTLPLRATLRAWRDAGIPGGISDTAGTFVCNTVMFHALHALHAAGREDVPCGFLHLPANAEVALAEPKPVPYLPQEELTRAVEVAARAAIW; encoded by the coding sequence ATGCCCACCCTGCTGCTGACCGGCTTCGAGCCCTTCCACACGCATCCCGTGAACCCCAGCGCCGTCGCGGCGCAGGCGCTGCACGGCCGCACGCTGGGCGGCTCCGTGATCGAGGGCGCGCTGCTCCCCGTGGAGCCCGCCGCGGCCCGTGAGCGGCTGGACGCCCTGCTGGACGGGCTGACGCCGGACGCGGTCCTCCTGACCGGACTGGCGAGCGGGCGGCCACAGGTGACGCTGGAGCGGGTCGCGGTGAACGTCATGGATTACCGCATCCCGGACAACGCCGGGCGTCAGTACCACGACGTGCCGGTGCTCCCGGACGCCCCGGCGGCGTACCTGAGCACCCTGCCGCTGCGGGCCACGCTGCGCGCGTGGCGGGACGCGGGCATTCCGGGCGGCATCAGCGACACGGCCGGGACGTTCGTGTGCAACACGGTGATGTTCCACGCGCTGCACGCCCTGCACGCGGCAGGCCGTGAGGACGTGCCGTGCGGGTTCCTGCACCTGCCTGCGAACGCGGAGGTGGCCTTAGCCGAGCCGAAGCCCGTGCCCTACCTGCCGCAGGAGGAACTCACGCGCGCAGTCGAGGTAGCCGCCCGCGCCGCCATCTGGTAA
- a CDS encoding transglutaminaseTgpA domain-containing protein yields MTCPDRPPAGTVTLRAWPTGFGAAFLALIVLTLIGCVNYALSLGYGLTFLLGGVWVLAAGQALRAARDLTAGVQARGPVRAGTPLPVQVQARGGRGGVLRVALHAPFDVVSGSVTLEDGAGTLDLAVPTAARGPLEVRVTLRALDRLGLWQVRLPDPDPVTVLIHPRAEEGAPPPPTRSVPGSGEGAGRAPGDEEFAGLRPYQTGDSPRQVSWRHVARTGQLLTRETDAAQGRARRLDWQDAPGDPEARAARLTAWVDALHARADSYALHLPGEVVAPGSGEPQRQAALNALALHDPPTLASLAPPARNRPGARPAPLPGEALTWTLLALAVTLAPGVLRQPWWLSLLIAALLGHSLLRARRDAIRPLPTWLLALLAVAGGAALNATYGTLLGRDAGTAFLAMLAALKTAESHARRDQAVLTLLGLFVTSTAFFFSQGPLTALYAVLSAALLLTAATTRLGTPPPLTRASLTGRLSRTVRVLTLSAPLTLALFVLVPRPDGPLWQLPVQGQNLTGLGSEVSAGSFTNLAQNPAVAFRADFRGAVPPPAERYWRGPVLEAFDGLKWQQVRGNVPTPSVEATGAPLTYDLTLEPSGTPWLLALETVVRVPQGAFITSAVQAFTPRPVATRRRVTLVSQPALVGRQENGDRLRFDTLLPQGQNPRTLALAQQWAGLPPARRVQAALDHLKTGGFTYTLNPPLLPEENRTDAFLFGSRQGFCEHYASAFAVLMRAAGLSARVVTGYLGGELNPDGNYLIVRQQDAHAWTEVWLPGQGWVRVDPTAVIAPARVNADLRTALTQPAASAALPRTGLDRLRLRLDSWQNRWNAVVVEYDGEQQTALLTRLGVTGGAQALWWLLLPALAVTLLPAYAWTRRAARPADPAQRLWHDLTRTVGAPQHPGETPGTYAQRQAGAHPHLADALRGAAHAYQQARYAPGPPDAALRDLRAAVRQVRSLRHRARR; encoded by the coding sequence ATGACCTGCCCGGACCGACCGCCAGCCGGGACGGTGACGCTGCGCGCGTGGCCGACGGGCTTCGGCGCGGCGTTCCTCGCGCTGATCGTCCTGACGCTGATCGGCTGCGTGAACTACGCCCTGAGCCTCGGGTACGGCCTGACGTTCCTGCTGGGCGGCGTGTGGGTGCTCGCGGCGGGGCAGGCGCTGCGCGCGGCGCGGGACCTGACGGCCGGGGTGCAGGCGCGCGGGCCGGTCCGGGCGGGCACGCCGCTGCCCGTACAGGTGCAGGCGCGCGGCGGGCGCGGCGGCGTGCTGCGCGTCGCCCTGCACGCCCCCTTCGACGTGGTGAGCGGCAGCGTGACGCTGGAGGACGGAGCAGGCACCCTCGACCTGGCCGTCCCCACCGCCGCGCGCGGCCCGCTGGAAGTCCGCGTGACGCTGCGCGCCCTGGACCGCCTGGGTCTGTGGCAGGTGCGCCTGCCCGACCCGGACCCCGTAACGGTCCTGATTCACCCCCGCGCGGAGGAGGGCGCGCCGCCCCCACCCACCCGGAGCGTGCCGGGCAGCGGCGAGGGTGCGGGCCGCGCGCCCGGCGACGAGGAATTCGCGGGCCTGCGCCCCTACCAGACCGGCGACTCGCCCCGGCAGGTGTCGTGGCGGCACGTGGCGCGCACCGGGCAGCTCCTGACCCGCGAGACCGACGCCGCGCAGGGCCGCGCCCGGCGCCTGGACTGGCAGGACGCGCCCGGTGACCCGGAGGCCCGCGCCGCGCGCCTGACCGCCTGGGTGGACGCCCTGCACGCCCGCGCAGACAGCTACGCCCTGCACCTCCCGGGCGAGGTGGTCGCGCCGGGCAGCGGCGAGCCACAGCGGCAGGCGGCCCTGAACGCCCTGGCCCTGCACGACCCGCCCACCCTGGCCAGCCTCGCGCCCCCGGCCCGGAACCGTCCCGGCGCCCGACCGGCGCCGCTGCCGGGCGAGGCCCTCACGTGGACGCTGCTGGCCCTGGCCGTCACCCTGGCCCCCGGGGTGCTGCGCCAGCCGTGGTGGCTGAGCCTGCTGATCGCCGCGCTGCTGGGCCACTCGCTGCTGCGCGCGCGCCGCGACGCGATCCGGCCCCTGCCGACGTGGCTGCTGGCGCTGCTGGCCGTGGCGGGCGGCGCGGCCCTGAATGCCACGTACGGCACGCTGCTGGGCCGCGACGCGGGCACCGCGTTCCTGGCGATGCTCGCCGCCCTGAAAACCGCCGAGAGTCACGCCCGGCGGGATCAGGCGGTCCTGACGCTGCTGGGCCTGTTCGTCACGAGCACCGCCTTCTTCTTCAGCCAGGGGCCCCTGACCGCGCTGTACGCCGTCCTGAGCGCGGCGCTGCTCCTGACGGCCGCCACCACGCGCCTGGGCACCCCGCCGCCCCTGACTCGCGCCAGCCTGACCGGACGGCTGAGCCGCACCGTGCGCGTCCTGACCCTGAGCGCACCGCTGACGCTGGCGCTGTTCGTGCTCGTGCCCCGCCCGGACGGCCCGCTGTGGCAGCTGCCGGTGCAGGGCCAGAACCTGACCGGCCTGGGCTCGGAGGTCAGCGCCGGGTCCTTCACGAACCTCGCGCAGAACCCGGCGGTGGCGTTCCGCGCGGACTTCCGCGGCGCGGTCCCCCCGCCAGCCGAGCGGTACTGGCGCGGCCCGGTCCTGGAAGCCTTCGACGGCCTGAAATGGCAGCAGGTGCGCGGCAACGTCCCCACCCCCAGCGTCGAGGCGACCGGCGCGCCCCTCACGTACGACCTCACGCTGGAACCCAGCGGCACGCCCTGGCTGCTGGCCCTGGAGACCGTGGTGCGGGTCCCGCAGGGAGCGTTCATCACGAGCGCGGTGCAGGCGTTCACGCCCCGCCCGGTCGCCACGCGCCGCCGCGTGACGCTGGTCAGCCAGCCCGCACTGGTGGGCCGCCAGGAGAACGGGGACCGCCTGCGCTTCGACACGCTGCTCCCGCAGGGGCAGAATCCCCGCACGCTGGCCCTGGCGCAGCAGTGGGCGGGCCTGCCCCCGGCGCGGCGCGTGCAGGCCGCACTGGACCACCTGAAGACCGGCGGCTTCACGTACACCCTGAACCCCCCGCTACTGCCCGAGGAGAACCGCACGGACGCGTTCCTGTTCGGCAGCCGCCAGGGCTTCTGCGAGCACTACGCCAGCGCCTTCGCGGTCCTGATGCGTGCCGCCGGACTGAGCGCCCGCGTGGTCACCGGGTACCTGGGCGGCGAACTGAACCCCGACGGGAACTACCTGATCGTCCGCCAGCAGGACGCCCACGCCTGGACCGAGGTGTGGCTGCCCGGCCAGGGCTGGGTACGGGTGGACCCGACCGCCGTGATCGCCCCGGCGCGCGTGAACGCCGACCTGCGCACCGCCCTGACGCAACCCGCGGCCAGCGCCGCCCTGCCCCGGACCGGCCTGGACCGCCTGCGCCTGCGCCTGGACAGCTGGCAGAACCGCTGGAACGCCGTGGTCGTCGAGTACGACGGCGAGCAGCAGACGGCCCTGCTGACCCGGCTGGGCGTGACCGGCGGCGCGCAGGCCCTCTGGTGGCTGCTGCTGCCCGCCCTGGCCGTCACGCTGCTGCCCGCGTACGCCTGGACGCGCCGCGCCGCCCGGCCCGCCGACCCCGCGCAGCGCCTGTGGCACGACCTGACCCGCACGGTGGGCGCCCCGCAGCACCCCGGCGAGACGCCCGGCACGTACGCGCAGCGGCAGGCGGGTGCCCACCCGCACCTCGCGGACGCGCTGCGGGGCGCCGCGCACGCCTACCAGCAGGCCCGCTACGCGCCGGGCCCGCCGGACGCCGCGCTGCGCGACCTGCGCGCCGCCGTGCGGCAGGTGCGGAGCCTGCGTCACCGTGCCCGCCGCTGA
- a CDS encoding VanZ family protein, with product MSVRRARPLWWVPSLAIMGVIWWLSSAPHTPGPSLEHPKDWLAHFLAYLSLAFSLGRATGRRGLALVIAAWFGALDEVHQAFVPPREAGVQDWLFDVAGAYVGVRLAVRRPAARAPEAQGVVHPA from the coding sequence TTGAGCGTCCGCCGTGCGAGGCCGCTGTGGTGGGTGCCGTCCCTGGCGATCATGGGGGTGATCTGGTGGCTGAGCAGCGCGCCGCACACGCCGGGGCCTTCCCTGGAGCACCCGAAGGACTGGCTCGCGCATTTCCTGGCGTACCTGTCGCTGGCGTTCAGTCTGGGCCGCGCGACAGGACGGCGGGGGCTGGCACTGGTGATCGCGGCGTGGTTCGGCGCGCTGGACGAGGTGCATCAGGCGTTCGTGCCGCCGCGCGAGGCGGGCGTGCAGGACTGGCTGTTCGACGTGGCGGGCGCGTACGTGGGCGTGCGGCTCGCGGTGCGCAGGCCCGCCGCGCGGGCGCCCGAGGCGCAGGGCGTGGTTCATCCGGCCTGA
- the mce gene encoding methylmalonyl-CoA epimerase, whose translation MTVLLLDHVAIATPDLEAGSAPYVALGLHPEGPDEVVEGQGVRVRAFQVGETLIELLMPTREDSPVAGFLARRGPGLHHTAYRVADLDAEMARLRAEGARFLSETPAPGRAGSRVAFLHPKWGEGTLIELVEHMPGGHA comes from the coding sequence ATGACTGTGTTGCTGCTGGATCACGTGGCGATCGCGACTCCTGATCTGGAGGCGGGTTCGGCGCCGTACGTGGCGCTGGGCCTGCACCCGGAGGGGCCGGATGAGGTGGTGGAGGGTCAGGGCGTGCGCGTCCGGGCGTTCCAGGTGGGGGAGACCCTGATCGAGCTGTTGATGCCCACGCGGGAGGACAGTCCTGTCGCGGGGTTCCTGGCGCGCAGGGGGCCGGGGCTGCATCACACGGCGTACCGCGTGGCGGACCTGGACGCCGAGATGGCCCGCCTGCGTGCGGAGGGGGCGCGCTTCCTGAGCGAAACTCCTGCGCCGGGCCGGGCGGGGTCGCGCGTGGCGTTCCTTCACCCGAAGTGGGGCGAGGGGACCCTGATCGAACTCGTGGAGCACATGCCGGGCGGGCACGCTTGA
- a CDS encoding AAA family ATPase — MTAPTLPPAQASHVAALHAALTQLDGVILGKGPQIRLAVACLLARGHLLIEDQPGVGKTTLAQALARTCGLHFRRVQFTADLLPADLTGVSVWDASSSAFRFVEGPVFSELLLADEINRATPRTQGALLESMEERQVSEGGVTRPLPEPFFVIATQNPAAFVGTSPLPEAQLDRFLMTVTLGYPDVRAERQLLETGGRSLSVRELPAVLNAGMLIAMQAEVDAVHVAGPLLDYLQLLARATREHPGLTTGLSPRGLLALLAGARAWAYLHGRSMVLPEDVQAVFAPLATHRLTARAGVSVPDVIGRLLRETPIP, encoded by the coding sequence ATGACCGCACCGACCCTCCCGCCCGCGCAGGCCAGCCACGTGGCGGCGCTGCACGCGGCCCTCACGCAACTGGACGGGGTGATCCTCGGGAAGGGCCCGCAGATCCGGCTGGCCGTCGCGTGCCTGCTCGCGCGTGGGCACCTGCTCATCGAGGACCAGCCCGGTGTCGGTAAGACGACCCTGGCGCAGGCCCTGGCGCGCACCTGCGGCCTGCACTTCCGCCGCGTGCAGTTCACGGCGGACCTCCTCCCGGCGGACCTGACGGGCGTGAGCGTCTGGGACGCGTCCAGCAGCGCGTTCCGGTTCGTGGAGGGGCCGGTGTTCAGCGAGCTGCTCCTCGCGGACGAGATCAACCGTGCCACGCCCCGCACGCAGGGCGCCCTGCTGGAATCCATGGAGGAACGGCAGGTCTCGGAGGGCGGCGTGACCCGGCCCCTCCCGGAGCCGTTCTTCGTGATCGCCACGCAGAACCCGGCGGCGTTCGTGGGTACCAGCCCCCTGCCCGAAGCGCAGCTGGACCGCTTCCTGATGACCGTCACGCTGGGCTACCCGGACGTGCGCGCCGAACGGCAACTGCTGGAAACCGGGGGGCGCAGTCTGTCCGTCCGCGAACTGCCGGCCGTGCTGAACGCGGGCATGCTGATCGCCATGCAGGCCGAGGTGGACGCCGTGCACGTCGCCGGACCGCTGCTGGACTACCTGCAGCTGCTGGCCCGCGCGACCCGTGAGCACCCGGGCCTGACGACCGGCCTCAGCCCGCGCGGACTGCTGGCGCTGCTGGCAGGCGCGCGCGCCTGGGCGTACCTGCACGGGCGCAGCATGGTCCTGCCGGAGGACGTGCAGGCGGTGTTCGCGCCGCTGGCCACGCACCGCCTCACTGCCCGCGCGGGCGTGAGCGTCCCCGACGTGATCGGGCGCCTGCTGCGCGAGACGCCCATTCCCTGA
- a CDS encoding ATP cone domain-containing protein: MTHPELRVGSARTTFPFSRGLLVESLVNAGASAPVASAVSRRVEQQLRLARRTVVSPAELKALMVEVARDVAGDEIAQAAQAQTPAFQDIFVTAKKGDLPFSRGVLARTLEDAGLSGKDAYATASVVDVRLRQQGVTSLSAEEIDNRTEAALAERYGEHLRLTYRYLRHNRGKLGVLGEGSSVPSPFSKGILVQSMLAAGVTPDVARKVARVTQRDLRGRDDRVIPRHEIRQKVEALLRDEVGPDVSARYRLLRVIRRPPRPVIVLLGGVSGTGKSFLAAEIAYRLGIARVVSTDSIREVMRAMVSPALLPTLHASTFNAWEALLPPGAPRPEHPDRPSLIAGFRDQVQQVSVGLSAVVQRSVQEGSSLVLEGVHLVPGYIRADSYAGAIVVPLLVTLPDADEHRRHFESRDTETAASRPLHRYMGYFREIRAMQDELEALAHQYEVPMLDGLTLDESAEQAVDMVLRRVLVALTPEERRALLGEDHADLTFGGS; encoded by the coding sequence ATGACGCACCCGGAACTGCGGGTGGGGTCGGCCCGCACCACCTTCCCGTTCAGTCGCGGCCTGCTGGTCGAGTCCCTGGTGAATGCCGGGGCCAGCGCGCCGGTGGCGTCCGCCGTGTCCCGCCGCGTGGAGCAGCAGCTGCGGCTGGCGCGGCGCACCGTGGTCAGCCCGGCGGAACTCAAGGCCCTGATGGTCGAGGTGGCCCGCGACGTGGCCGGGGACGAGATCGCGCAGGCGGCGCAGGCGCAGACGCCCGCCTTCCAGGACATCTTCGTGACCGCCAAGAAGGGCGACCTGCCGTTCAGCCGGGGGGTGCTGGCCCGCACGCTGGAGGACGCGGGCCTGTCCGGCAAGGACGCCTACGCGACCGCCAGCGTCGTGGACGTGCGGCTGCGCCAGCAGGGCGTGACCAGCCTGAGCGCCGAGGAGATCGACAACCGCACCGAGGCCGCGCTGGCCGAACGCTACGGCGAGCACCTGCGCCTGACCTACCGCTACCTGCGGCACAACCGCGGGAAGCTGGGCGTGCTGGGCGAGGGCAGCAGCGTGCCCAGCCCGTTCAGCAAGGGCATCCTGGTGCAGAGCATGCTCGCGGCGGGCGTCACGCCGGACGTGGCGCGCAAGGTGGCCCGCGTGACCCAGCGGGACCTGCGGGGCCGTGACGACCGCGTGATTCCCCGGCACGAGATCCGCCAGAAGGTCGAGGCGCTGCTGCGTGACGAGGTCGGCCCGGACGTCAGCGCGCGGTACCGCCTGCTGCGCGTGATCCGCCGTCCGCCGCGCCCGGTGATCGTGCTGCTGGGCGGCGTGAGCGGCACTGGCAAGAGCTTCCTGGCCGCCGAGATCGCCTACCGCCTGGGCATCGCGCGGGTGGTGAGCACCGATTCCATCCGGGAGGTCATGCGCGCCATGGTCTCCCCCGCGCTGCTGCCTACGCTGCACGCCAGCACCTTCAACGCCTGGGAGGCGCTGCTGCCACCCGGCGCGCCCCGCCCCGAGCATCCGGACCGGCCCTCGCTGATCGCGGGTTTCCGGGATCAGGTGCAGCAGGTCAGCGTGGGCCTGAGCGCCGTCGTGCAGCGCAGCGTGCAGGAGGGCAGCAGCTTGGTCCTGGAGGGCGTGCATCTGGTCCCCGGGTACATCCGCGCGGATTCCTACGCGGGCGCGATCGTGGTGCCGCTGCTGGTCACGCTACCCGACGCGGACGAGCACCGCCGCCACTTCGAGAGCCGCGACACGGAAACCGCCGCCAGCCGCCCCCTGCACCGCTACATGGGCTACTTCCGTGAGATCCGCGCCATGCAGGACGAACTCGAGGCGCTGGCCCACCAGTACGAGGTGCCGATGCTGGACGGCCTGACGCTGGACGAGAGCGCCGAGCAGGCGGTGGACATGGTGCTGCGGCGCGTGCTGGTCGCCCTGACGCCCGAGGAACGCCGCGCGCTGCTGGGCGAGGACCACGCGGACTTGACCTTCGGCGGCAGCTGA